One Ranitomeya variabilis isolate aRanVar5 chromosome 4, aRanVar5.hap1, whole genome shotgun sequence genomic window, ATGGAAACCGGATGGCCCTCGTTAGGTCTCTAAGGGTTGAATGGGGTGGGGGTATTCTATGTAAAATGTTACTGGAGTTTAATACAAAATGTAATGAAAACTATTTTTATTATTCTGATTTGTCTAATAAATATCtatctgatgaaaaaaaaaaaaaagttacaaggtCACCAAGAGATACCAAGAGAGCACATAGAAAACTAAagtgaaaagaaaaaggaaaagtcAAGTCATGATCTGaagtcagaataccaggaagatagtgAATCAGAGTAAAGGGGCTAGACTAGACAGGTGGATGGTTAGAACGAGGTCCAACATCAGACAGCAAAGGGTCAACAGAGCAGAGAAATATAaggcagaccactgagcagatgctaCATCTGTCAAAGGTCTGAGACTAACAGCTCATCTAAGTAACTGTGTAATCACCTGGAACAGGGAAGCACCGGAAAAAAGCTCAGCACCTCTCACTCAGATTGGACGGTTGAGCTGTCTGTCAAAACACCAACATATcggcacacccctgcaccagattggatgactgagctgtcaggcACAGTGTCCAAGAAACACTGAACGAAGGAATCATGACACGCTGATGTTTATTATGCTGATGTTTATTAAGAGTTGatatctgtgtaaaacatttcccacattaagagcatgaaaaaggcttcttccctgtgtgactgctctggtgactaagaagagatgatttcttcacaaaacatttcccacattctgaacatgaaaaaggcttctcccctgtgtgggttctctggtgcttaacaagatacgatttctggttaaaacatttcccacattctgaacatgaaaaaggcttctcgcctgtgtgggttctctggtgcttaacaaaatctgatttattgttaaaacatttcccacattctgaacatgaaaatggcttttctcctgtgtgaattttctggtgagtaaccaaatatgatttctgtgcaaaatatttcccacattctgaacaaaagaaaggcttctcccctgtgtgagttttctggtgtgTAACAAAAGTTGATTTCCgtgcaaaatatttcccacattctgaacaaaaaaaaggcttctcccctgtgtgagttctttggtgcttaAGAAAActtgatttcttgttaaaacatttcccacattctgaacatggaaaaggcttctcccctgtgtgagttctgtggtgaACAGCAAGATATGATTTGTgggtgaaacatttcccacattctgaacaagaaaaaggcttctccccagtgtgagttctctggtgcttaacaaaaaccgatttccggttaaaacatttcccacattctgaacaagaaaatggcttctcacctgtgtgacttctctggtgaaTAAGAAGATctgatttttggttaaaacatttctcacattctgaacaggaaaatggcttttctcctgtgtgagttctctggtgactaacaagatatgatttccataaaaaacattttccacactctgaacatgaaaatggcttctcccctttgtgagttctctggtgaataacaagATCTAAGTTCtgatgaaaacatttcccacattctgaacaagaaaaaggcttctttccagtgtgaattctctggtgcttaacaaaaacagatttacggttaaaacatctcccacattctgaacaagaaaatggcttctctcctgtgtgagttctctggtgaataacaagATATGGTTTCCataaaaaacattttccacattctgaacatgaaaaagcctTCTCACCTGTATGACttttctggtgactaacaagatctgagttctggtaaaaacatttcccacacgtgaaacaagaaaatctattctctgctgtgtgaattttttgatgtttaatAAAAGACTTTTCAAGGGAAAAACCATTTCCATATTCTGATCGTGAAAATGGCTCATTGgccttaggagcagtttgttttttaatgcattttttctggctttgattTTTCTGAGCAGTTGGTAATGAAACAGAAGATTGGATCTGTTTCATAGTAtcagatgatagatctttgctctgaagggatgatggtatatctggagaaataaaattcacttcaattgtatcctgcaggatctcaagatcatcggaTTTAAAAACTGAAGAGGTCAGTTGTCCCTCTGATcttctggtacagtcatctgctaagaataaAAACAGTTATCATTTTTGAATAACATATCcttgaatgttttatttttttttaacatcactACTTAAGCGTtagtaaaaatggcaagttatgtaaaaaaaacaagGTTTCCACAATATTTGTGGCTCATaggctcttgaaaagcaacatgacttccataaaccaatgcagcaaaatccgctctcccaaagtcaaatttccccctggcttctgagtcttgcagtgtgcccaaaccacatttagcatccatgtatttggcattactatagtgagaagaacccacttattttacagtgtgtgtctcctggatcacaatctgggcactatgtgttgggcaATAAAATGTCAAATGTGCAATTTTCACTTTGCAACAACCACTGCGTGCTAATTTCTGGAAAGTGGAGTCAAAATAGTTGCTATCCCAATAAAATAATTCTCTGAAGGTTATAATTTCCCAAATGGAGTGACTTTatgctctggttttctgccattttaAGTCTTTTGCAAATGGTGTAATCCATTTTCTCTGGGATCTGCTCCTATGacgtctgcttctgtcaccaggagCTGCCTTATTCATTTTGCAGGTAGTGGTGATGATGGAGATGTCAAAACCAGAAGCTCTGGGTGGTACAGGCTTCGACAAGCCATTACGATTACAGTGCTTGGAATCAGTAGTActatccagtctggcagtatgggtgtgctgtccagctgaagtAATCTGATCTCTACTTCAGCCAAGTGGAAAGCATCACACCCTAGTGAATCTCAAAAGTAATTTGCCAGAAGCTGCCAGATgcagccttgttctcctctggttcaatgCTCTGTGCTCAGCTCCTGGCTGTATTTTTTCCTGTGGCGACCGCAGGccatttactgactactcttgtgtcttctgattttgcATTTTCACTGATCTCCTGGTTCTGACCTGACTATCCTTCTTCCCATCTCACTCCACAGAACAGCAGAGAACACAGTGGCCCAAGTCTAGGGGTCTCTGTATAAGTCCAGATCCAAGTAGAGTGGTTAAAGGATGATGAGCAAGGCAATCCCTGGGATCTGGAAAACTGTGTAGATAGTGCAAAGCCTGTTTGTGGTGGTCATCATTTgagctgccagatacagccttgttctctGCTGGTTTAGTTCTCCGTGCTCAGCTCCCattttgtgtatttgtttcctgttgagaCCCCGGCCCATTTACCGACTATTCTTGCGCCTTCTTGTACTTTCTCTATCCTCCTGGTTCTGATCTGGCTTCCTAACTATTTTTCTTGCCATCTCTCACCCCATGAAAGTAGGTAACAGCAAGcccaagcctaggggtctctgtATAAGTTCAGATCCATGTAGAATGGTTAACCCATTAACGACCACCGAtaagccttttaacggcggcagttaagggtacttatgcctcaatgCCGCTTTTTAACAATGCTGAGAAATAAGAGTATAGGGCCCCCTATGGctggaatttctccagggtctcagctaccagcagtggtagccgagaccccaaagaacattactcgggttggtttttactgaccccagtgttgtaATCGCCATTATTAATGGTataacagcgaccgcaaaaaataaaagtctgatttcccatttaatttctctctcctctgatgtgatcgcatatcagaggagagagaaatggggtccccgatcctcCCCCCAGTACCTCCAGAGTCCCTGCATCCCCCCATCGAGTCCCCCGGGCTGCAGGCATCTTCTTTCAGGAAAAAATAAGGGTGCTTGCGCAGttcgcctgccgagatctgccgactggcacctggcaacaataggacatttttcctattggttaattttgctcactgtgacagaccctatcacagtgatcaaaataataaaaaaaaaaagtaaatcaaaccccactttatcatccccttagttagttaaaaataatataaaaaatatttatttc contains:
- the LOC143766503 gene encoding uncharacterized protein LOC143766503 isoform X1, coding for MWSAALRVEVSTILDPLSEDLLYKRIFLIYPSRMDMDRDKMAERILQLTLEILFQLTGEVCTVVKKTSSERCQDPVSEGCGRPLSPITEPPLLHIIHEDINDQKILELISKMIELLTGEVPIRCQDVAVYFSMEEWEYLEGHKDLYKDVMMEVPQPLTSPDLSSKRTTPERCPCPLLPQDCKQEDPNIPQDHQGEDLTHINTTETYVRGDERYKEEIPTYDYPDDCTRRSEGQLTSSVFKSDDLEILQDTIEVNFISPDIPSSLQSKDLSSDTMKQIQSSVSLPTAQKNQSQKKCIKKQTAPKANEPFSRSEYGNGFSLEKSFIKHQKIHTAENRFSCFTCGKCFYQNSDLVSHQKSHTGEKAFSCSECGKCFLWKPYLVIHQRTHTGEKPFSCSECGRCFNRKSVFVKHQRIHTGKKPFSCSECGKCFHQNLDLVIHQRTHKGEKPFSCSECGKCFLWKSYLVSHQRTHTGEKPFSCSECEKCFNQKSDLLIHQRSHTGEKPFSCSECGKCFNRKSVFVKHQRTHTGEKPFSCSECGKCFTHKSYLAVHHRTHTGEKPFPCSECGKCFNKKSSFLKHQRTHTGEKPFFCSECGKYFARKSTFVTHQKTHTGEKPFFCSECGKYFAQKSYLVTHQKIHTGEKPFSCSECGKCFNNKSDFVKHQRTHTGEKPFSCSECGKCFNQKSYLVKHQRTHTGEKPFSCSECGKCFVKKSSLLSHQSSHTGKKPFSCS
- the LOC143766503 gene encoding uncharacterized protein LOC143766503 isoform X2 — its product is MDMDRDKMAERILQLTLEILFQLTGEVCTVVKKTSSERCQDPVSEGCGRPLSPITEPPLLHIIHEDINDQKILELISKMIELLTGEVPIRCQDVAVYFSMEEWEYLEGHKDLYKDVMMEVPQPLTSPDLSSKRTTPERCPCPLLPQDCKQEDPNIPQDHQGEDLTHINTTETYVRGDERYKEEIPTYDYPDDCTRRSEGQLTSSVFKSDDLEILQDTIEVNFISPDIPSSLQSKDLSSDTMKQIQSSVSLPTAQKNQSQKKCIKKQTAPKANEPFSRSEYGNGFSLEKSFIKHQKIHTAENRFSCFTCGKCFYQNSDLVSHQKSHTGEKAFSCSECGKCFLWKPYLVIHQRTHTGEKPFSCSECGRCFNRKSVFVKHQRIHTGKKPFSCSECGKCFHQNLDLVIHQRTHKGEKPFSCSECGKCFLWKSYLVSHQRTHTGEKPFSCSECEKCFNQKSDLLIHQRSHTGEKPFSCSECGKCFNRKSVFVKHQRTHTGEKPFSCSECGKCFTHKSYLAVHHRTHTGEKPFPCSECGKCFNKKSSFLKHQRTHTGEKPFFCSECGKYFARKSTFVTHQKTHTGEKPFFCSECGKYFAQKSYLVTHQKIHTGEKPFSCSECGKCFNNKSDFVKHQRTHTGEKPFSCSECGKCFNQKSYLVKHQRTHTGEKPFSCSECGKCFVKKSSLLSHQSSHTGKKPFSCS